Proteins from a single region of Pseudomonas quebecensis:
- the mnmC gene encoding bifunctional tRNA (5-methylaminomethyl-2-thiouridine)(34)-methyltransferase MnmD/FAD-dependent 5-carboxymethylaminomethyl-2-thiouridine(34) oxidoreductase MnmC — protein MNPVPPNAQLDWDAEGRPHSRVFDDVYFSDQSGLEETRYVFLEQNRLRERFAALKPGERLVIGETGFGTGLNFLCAWQLFAQHACAGARLHFISVEKYPLTHADLHRALALWPQLQPLAEQLLGQYQAIHPGFQRLLLDRGRVTLTLLIGDAMEQLSQLDAQVDAWFLDGFAPAKNPDMWTAELFAELARLAAPGSTISTFTSTGWVRRLINAAGFKMKRTPGIGHKWEILRGEFVGWPADTPPPAPDKPWFARPPAAHAERSALVIGGGLAGCTTAASLAARGWRVTLLERHAGLAQEASGNPQGVLYLKLSAHGTALSQLILSGFGHTRRLLEHLQRGVDWDDCGVLQLAFNAREAERQAQLAAAFAPTLLHPLDPAQAQARAGVAVDHGGLFFPEGGWVHPPALCEWQARHPLIEVLQHREVVLLQRARGQWQARDGDTVLASASVVVLAGAAEIKRFPFSAELPLKRIRGQITRLPQTVASQALATVVCAEGYVAPARLGEHTLGASFDFKNDDLTPTVAEHVGNLAMLREISQDLAQRLDADRLAPEHLQGRAAFRCTSPDYLPIVGPLAERGAFDEAYAALRKDARQVPDAACPWIDGVYVNSGHGSRGLVTAPLCAELLAAWLDNEPLPVPRSVAEACHPNRFALRALMRNQS, from the coding sequence ATGAACCCCGTACCGCCCAACGCCCAACTCGACTGGGACGCAGAAGGTCGCCCGCATTCGCGGGTGTTCGACGACGTGTATTTCTCCGACCAATCGGGCCTGGAAGAAACCCGTTATGTGTTCCTGGAACAGAATCGCCTGCGCGAGCGCTTCGCCGCCCTCAAGCCCGGCGAGCGCCTGGTGATCGGCGAAACCGGCTTCGGCACCGGCTTGAACTTCCTCTGCGCCTGGCAATTGTTCGCGCAGCACGCCTGCGCCGGGGCGCGCCTGCACTTTATCAGCGTGGAAAAATACCCGCTTACCCATGCCGACCTGCACCGCGCCCTCGCCCTCTGGCCGCAGTTGCAACCGCTGGCCGAGCAGTTGCTGGGCCAGTACCAGGCGATCCATCCAGGCTTTCAACGGCTGCTGCTGGACCGCGGCCGTGTAACGCTGACGCTGCTGATCGGCGATGCCATGGAGCAATTGTCGCAACTGGACGCCCAGGTCGACGCCTGGTTTCTCGACGGGTTCGCCCCGGCCAAAAACCCCGACATGTGGACCGCCGAGCTCTTCGCCGAACTGGCGCGGCTGGCGGCGCCTGGGTCGACCATCAGCACGTTCACCAGCACCGGTTGGGTGCGGCGACTGATCAACGCCGCCGGGTTCAAGATGAAACGCACTCCGGGCATTGGGCATAAATGGGAGATCCTGCGCGGCGAGTTTGTCGGTTGGCCGGCCGACACACCGCCACCGGCGCCGGATAAACCGTGGTTCGCCCGCCCGCCTGCGGCCCACGCTGAGCGCAGCGCCCTGGTGATCGGCGGCGGCCTGGCCGGCTGCACCACGGCGGCCAGCCTCGCTGCCCGCGGCTGGCGCGTGACCTTGCTGGAACGCCACGCGGGCCTGGCGCAGGAAGCGTCGGGCAACCCGCAGGGGGTGCTGTACCTCAAGCTGTCGGCCCATGGCACGGCGTTGTCGCAGCTGATCCTCAGCGGCTTCGGCCACACCCGGCGCCTGCTCGAACACCTGCAGCGCGGTGTCGACTGGGACGACTGCGGCGTGCTGCAACTGGCGTTCAATGCCAGGGAAGCCGAGCGCCAGGCTCAGTTGGCCGCCGCCTTCGCGCCGACGTTGTTGCACCCCCTGGACCCGGCCCAGGCCCAGGCTCGCGCCGGCGTGGCGGTGGATCATGGCGGGCTGTTTTTCCCGGAAGGCGGCTGGGTACATCCGCCGGCCCTGTGCGAATGGCAAGCGCGTCACCCGCTGATCGAGGTGCTGCAGCACCGTGAAGTGGTGCTTCTGCAACGGGCGCGAGGCCAGTGGCAGGCCCGCGACGGCGACACGGTGCTGGCCAGCGCCAGCGTGGTGGTGCTGGCCGGTGCCGCCGAGATCAAGCGCTTCCCCTTCAGCGCCGAGCTGCCGCTCAAACGCATTCGCGGGCAAATTACCCGCCTGCCCCAGACCGTCGCCAGCCAGGCCCTGGCCACGGTGGTCTGCGCCGAAGGCTACGTCGCCCCGGCGCGCCTGGGGGAGCACACCCTGGGCGCCAGTTTCGATTTCAAGAACGACGACCTGACCCCGACAGTGGCCGAGCACGTCGGCAACCTGGCCATGCTGCGCGAGATCTCCCAGGACCTGGCGCAGCGCCTGGACGCCGACCGCCTGGCCCCCGAACACCTGCAAGGCCGCGCGGCGTTTCGCTGCACCAGCCCCGACTACCTGCCGATTGTCGGGCCGTTGGCCGAGCGCGGCGCCTTCGACGAGGCCTACGCGGCGCTGCGCAAGGATGCTCGCCAGGTGCCCGACGCCGCCTGCCCGTGGATCGACGGCGTGTATGTGAACAGCGGCCACGGCTCACGCGGCCTGGTGACGGCGCCCTTATGCGCCGAACTGCTGGCGGCCTGGCTGGACAACGAGCCGCTGCCCGTGCCACGCAGTGTGGCCGAGGCGTGCCACCCCAATCGCTTCGCCTTGCGCGCGTTGATGCGCAATCAATCTTAA
- the pap gene encoding polyphosphate:AMP phosphotransferase: MFESAEIGHAIDKATYDAEVPALREALLEVQYELQQQKRFPVIVLINGIEGAGKGETVKLLNEWMDPRLIEVRTFDQQTDEELARPPAWRYWRQLPAKGRMGVFFGNWYSQMLQGRVHGQIKDARLDQAIAGAERLEKMLCDEGALIFKFWFHLSKKQMKARLKALADDPLHSWRISPLDWQQSKTYDKFVHFGERVLRRTSRDYAPWHVIEGVDPHYRGLTVGKILLDGLHNALKLAKARTSGMNPAPLLASVDRKSLLDSLDMNLRLDKDEYEEQLITEQARLSGLMRDKRMRRHALVTVFEGNDAAGKGGAIRRVAAALDPRQYHIVPIAAPSEDERAQPYLWRFWQKIPARGMFTVFDRSWYGRVLVERIEGFCTPADWMRAYGEINDFEEQLRDAGVIVVKFWLAIDKQTQLERFQARESIPFKRFKITEDDWRNRDKWDDYRTAVGDMVDRTSTEVSSWTLVEANDKRWARIKVLRTINRALEEAFAQSDKHGKKTKK; encoded by the coding sequence ATGTTCGAATCTGCCGAAATCGGTCACGCCATTGACAAAGCCACCTACGACGCCGAAGTGCCGGCCCTGCGCGAAGCCTTGCTGGAAGTGCAGTACGAGCTGCAGCAGCAAAAACGCTTTCCGGTGATCGTGCTGATCAATGGCATCGAAGGGGCCGGCAAGGGCGAGACCGTCAAGTTGCTCAACGAATGGATGGACCCGCGCCTGATCGAGGTGCGCACCTTCGACCAGCAGACCGACGAAGAACTGGCGCGCCCGCCGGCCTGGCGCTATTGGCGCCAGCTGCCCGCCAAGGGGCGCATGGGCGTGTTTTTCGGCAACTGGTACAGCCAGATGCTGCAAGGCCGCGTGCACGGCCAGATCAAGGATGCGCGGCTCGACCAGGCCATCGCCGGCGCCGAACGCCTGGAGAAAATGCTCTGCGACGAAGGCGCGCTGATCTTCAAGTTCTGGTTCCACCTTTCCAAGAAACAAATGAAGGCGCGGCTCAAGGCGCTGGCCGACGACCCGCTGCACAGTTGGCGCATCAGCCCGCTGGACTGGCAGCAGTCCAAGACCTACGACAAGTTCGTGCACTTCGGCGAACGCGTGCTGCGTCGCACCAGTCGCGACTATGCGCCGTGGCATGTGATCGAAGGTGTCGACCCGCATTATCGTGGGCTGACCGTGGGCAAGATCCTCCTCGATGGCTTGCACAATGCCCTGAAACTGGCCAAGGCCAGGACCAGCGGCATGAACCCTGCGCCGCTGCTGGCGTCGGTGGACCGCAAGAGCCTGCTCGACAGCCTCGACATGAACCTGCGCCTGGACAAGGACGAGTACGAAGAACAACTGATCACCGAACAGGCGCGCCTCTCAGGCCTGATGCGCGACAAGCGTATGCGTCGGCACGCGCTGGTCACGGTGTTCGAAGGCAACGACGCGGCGGGCAAGGGCGGCGCGATCCGTCGCGTGGCGGCGGCGCTGGACCCGCGCCAGTACCACATCGTGCCGATTGCCGCGCCGAGCGAGGACGAGCGTGCCCAGCCATACCTGTGGCGCTTCTGGCAGAAAATCCCGGCGCGGGGCATGTTCACCGTATTCGACCGCTCGTGGTACGGCCGCGTGCTGGTTGAACGCATCGAAGGCTTCTGCACCCCGGCGGACTGGATGCGTGCCTACGGTGAGATCAATGACTTCGAAGAGCAACTGCGCGATGCGGGAGTGATTGTGGTCAAGTTCTGGCTGGCCATCGACAAGCAAACCCAGCTGGAACGCTTCCAGGCCCGCGAGTCGATCCCGTTCAAGCGCTTCAAGATCACCGAAGACGACTGGCGCAACCGCGACAAGTGGGACGACTACCGCACCGCCGTGGGCGACATGGTCGACCGCACCAGCACCGAGGTATCGTCATGGACGCTGGTGGAAGCCAACGACAAACGCTGGGCCCGGATCAAGGTCCTGCGCACCATCAACCGCGCGCTGGAAGAGGCGTTTGCGCAATCCGATAAACACGGCAAGAAAACCAAAAAATAA